A DNA window from Caulobacter mirabilis contains the following coding sequences:
- the prfB gene encoding peptide chain release factor 2 (programmed frameshift) has product MRPDVEAAKADIEQSAGLLRRRLDWDVALRRLHELDARSEDPTLWDKPAEAQALMRERQQLADRVNAVKSIEKDLADAVEYAELADMEGDEASLEDARAQLKDIRARAAKAELEALLSGEADSNDAYVEINSGAGGTESNDWAGMLLRMYSRWANAHGYSVELVEETSGEQAGIKSATLQIKGANAYGWLKTEAGVHRLVRISPYDAAAKRHTSFASAWIYPVVDDTIEIEINPADVRTDTYRASGAGGQHVNKTDSAVRLTHIPTGIVVACQAGRSQHANRDEAWKMLRARMYEAELQKREAAQQALQDQKTDIGWGHQIRSYVLQPYQMVKDLRTGVETSDTQGVLDGDLDDFMGAALAQRVGATRDAVEG; this is encoded by the exons ATGAGACCGGATGTCGAGGCCGCCAAGGCCGACATCGAGCAGTCCGCCGGACTGCTCAGGAGGCGACTT GACTGGGATGTCGCTCTAAGACGTCTCCACGAGCTGGACGCCCGTTCCGAAGATCCCACGCTGTGGGACAAGCCGGCCGAGGCTCAGGCCCTGATGCGCGAGCGCCAGCAGCTGGCCGATCGCGTGAACGCCGTGAAGTCGATCGAGAAGGATCTCGCCGACGCGGTCGAATACGCCGAGCTCGCCGACATGGAGGGCGACGAGGCCTCCCTGGAGGACGCCCGCGCCCAGCTGAAGGACATCCGCGCCCGCGCCGCCAAGGCCGAGCTGGAAGCCCTGCTGTCCGGTGAAGCCGACAGCAACGACGCCTATGTCGAGATCAATTCCGGCGCCGGGGGCACCGAGTCCAACGACTGGGCCGGCATGCTGCTGCGCATGTACAGCCGTTGGGCCAACGCTCATGGCTACAGCGTCGAACTGGTGGAGGAGACCTCGGGCGAACAGGCCGGGATCAAGTCCGCGACGCTGCAGATCAAGGGGGCCAACGCTTACGGCTGGCTGAAGACCGAGGCGGGGGTGCACCGGCTGGTGCGGATCAGCCCCTATGACGCGGCGGCCAAGCGGCACACCTCGTTCGCCTCGGCCTGGATCTATCCGGTGGTCGACGACACCATCGAGATCGAGATCAACCCGGCCGACGTGCGCACCGACACTTACCGCGCCAGCGGCGCCGGCGGCCAGCACGTCAACAAGACCGACTCGGCCGTGCGTCTGACGCACATCCCGACCGGCATCGTCGTGGCCTGCCAGGCCGGCCGCAGCCAGCACGCCAACCGCGACGAGGCCTGGAAGATGCTGCGCGCGCGGATGTACGAGGCCGAGCTGCAGAAGCGGGAAGCCGCCCAGCAGGCGCTGCAGGACCAGAAGACCGACATCGGCTGGGGGCACCAGATCCGCAGCTACGTCCTGCAGCCGTACCAGATGGTGAAGGACCTGCGCACCGGCGTGGAGACCTCAGACACCCAGGGCGTCCTTGACGGCGACCTGGACGACTTCATGGGCGCCGCCTTGGCCCAGCGCGTTG